DNA from Lactobacillus sp. ESL0791:
TCAAGAACCGCGCTTATATCTTCAAAGACCTTTTTTGGAGTTTGTTCACCATTAATCACAGTCAACAAACCCTTCTTTTCATAAAAGTCCTTCAATGGGGAATTCATTTTTTCATTTACTTCAAGCCGATTCTTAACTACTTCCGGCTTGTCATCTTCACGTTGATAAAATTCATGGCTGCCGCAGCGATCACAAGTATTTGCAACTTTCGGCATCTTGGAAATCTTATTATATGTGGCACCACACTTTTTACACATGAAACGGGCTGACAAACGGTCGATTAAAGTCTGCTCTTTTACCTCAAGGGAAATGACACTTGTCAAAGGCTTATTAAGCCTCTGCGTAATTCCCTCTAATAATTCAGCCTGCACAGTTGTCCGCGGAAAGCCGTCTAAAATAAACCCCTCTTTAATATCAGGTTGACTTAAACGCTCCTCAACAAGTTTGGCAGTTACTTCATCCGGCACCAAATTACCCTTGTCAATGTAACTTTTAGCTTCAAGACCAACCTTGGTCTTGTTAGCCATTGCTTCTCTAAACATATCCCCAGTTGAGATATGAGTTAGGTGATATTTATCAACAAT
Protein-coding regions in this window:
- a CDS encoding adenylate kinase, with amino-acid sequence MINLILLGLPGAGKGTASEQIVDKYHLTHISTGDMFREAMANKTKVGLEAKSYIDKGNLVPDEVTAKLVEERLSQPDIKEGFILDGFPRTTVQAELLEGITQRLNKPLTSVISLEVKEQTLIDRLSARFMCKKCGATYNKISKMPKVANTCDRCGSHEFYQREDDKPEVVKNRLEVNEKMNSPLKDFYEKKGLLTVINGEQTPKKVFEDISAVLDKQQ